AAAACAACTGCAACGAACTGCCGCTGCCCGTCTCAGTAACCGATGAAGTGAAGAGTGCAGGCTGGTTTTGCGTGTAAGGGAGAGACGAACCTACAGACGTCGTGATCGCTCCGACCCAGTTTTCTGCCTGCACACCGGTGCTTCCGCTTGCTAAACCGCCGGTAAACCGGATGTCAGAGTGGTTGCCAGGCGTGGCCACAATCGCCTGCGTGTCATTAAAGTTCGCACCATCGTCTGCGCCACCGTTGGTAGTGCGCGCAACGACAAAATACGTATGGGGACCATTGATCATGGTCGCCAAAGATGCGTTATTAAGGTCCAAGTAATCGATCGCGGTGGCTCGATTAAACCGCACCACGTCCTTGCTATTCAGCCCACTTGTACCAATGGTTGGTTGATTGGCAGCAGTGGCTTGGGCTGCGTTCACGCCGGTAAGCGCGCCCTTATTTATCCAGGTACTAACAGCGGTCCCATTCCCTAGATTGTTGGTGATTCCATCTCCATTGATGTCCGTTCCGTCCAACCAAACGGCGCTGCCAGCAACAGGTGCAGTAGTCAATTGCTCAAGGGCGACTGAGCCGTTGTTAATCGAGAATTCACCCGTGAACGTGTTAGCACCACCTAACGTCCACGTTCCAGTTCCTGCCTTAGTGACGTTTCCATTGCCGGTGATTGCCCCGCGGAAGGTGGAGGAATTGTTATTGCCTACCGTCAAGGTAGCACCGCCGAGCAAAACATTACCGCTCGATGCTGAACCGCCAGAGAGCGAACCAATCGACTGGCTATTGCCATTGAGATCGAAGTTACTGACCGCTCCTGCATTGAGGATCACATCTGAAGTGCTAGGGATTGCGTTGAGAACTCCGGCCTGAACGGTACCTTGACGAATCTGAGTTTGGCCGCCATAGGTCGCTGCCTGAAGCAGTTCCAGAGAGCCCGTTCCTGACTTGATAAGATCGTTCGATCCCGAACGAACCGTTGACATTGTCGCGACGGTTGTGTTAGCAGGCGCAGCAAAGGCAGAGCTTTGGACCCGAGCAATCATGGCCGAATTGGTACCGACCTCTTGAACGACAAAGGCTACTTTGTAGGTGCCAGCAGCGAGGACCGGTGTCATACCAACCCCCTGGTTGCCCGACGCAGCATCTCGCACTAATTCACCAGTGTCAAAATCGCCATCCTTATTCAAGTCGACCCAGATCGACGCTTGATCATCGTTTTGAAGATAACCAAAATAGTAGCTTCCACCGTTTACGGTCATGTCCGCGACGAAAGCTGCCGTAAAGTTCGTGCTTCCAGGGTTAGTCCCACCAAAAACGCTCGTAAAAGCAGTATCAGCGTTGCTTGGGAAATTGAGGGCACCGGCATAGATCGATGAGTTAGTAGGCGCGCTATTGAAAGCGATATTGTTGATACCAGCAACGGTGTTGTAGCCGAGAGCCGTCTGGTTATTAAACAAGCGGGCATTGAATGGGGAGAACTGAACGGAACTGCTGCGCAGCACGGCATTAAGATCGATATTGCCCGCGCCTGCGAAACTAAGATCACCCACTTCACGAGTAATAGCACCGTTAAGAGTGCTGGTAGTGCCTGCCGAAACGTTACTAATTGTCGCAGAGGACTGCACGACCAGCGGTTCGGACGTTGCGAATGTACCACTCGTCTCAAGATTTCCACCATTAAGAAACGTTTCGGCTCCAATCCCGCTTGCACCAAGTGCGTCCGAGGCGGAAACTCGCAAAGTTCCAGCACTTACGGTTGTCGATCCCGAGAAGGTATTAGCGCCACCTAGAGACAGTGTGCCTGCGCCGCTTTTTGACAGGCTATCAGAACCGGTACCATTGTCGGCAATGATCCCGTTGTAGGTGAGTATGCCCGCGGTGACATCGATGGTTCCTGTCGCAGATCCAGCAGACGCCCCGAGTGCGATTCCCCGATTGGCCGCCAAAGTGAGCCCAGCGGTTGCTTGTAATGTACCTCCGTTGATCGTGAGCCGCCCCGGTGTAGCCGAAGCCGGCACCACTCCGAGACGAGTCTGGGTACCCGCGCCGGTGCCGCCGTCTCGGTCGATGGCAAGAATCCCCGCATTGATGGTCGTAGGGCCGGTAAAACTTGAAAAGTCACCAGTGCTACCTCCCACAAAACTAATAGTCCCAGCCCCTGTCTTTGTAAGTCTTCCGGTGCCTCGCAGTTGCCCAGCATTACCTGCGTCATCGTTGAGAGTCAGCGTGCCGCCTGTAACATCAAATGTGCCGCCGCCAGTTTCGAGAACGAAGTCAACTGTGTTGGCCGAGGGATCATAACTAGCAGAGGTACGGAAAATTCCATTATCAAGCGTTACGGATTTATTCGCCCCGCTGCCAAGAGCGTTTGGCTGAGCGCCGCCTGTGCCTGCAATTGCCAAAGCACCGCCGCCGCTGACCGAGATGTTGCCGGTGAAAGTATTGGCGGCGTTGGCAAGTGTGAATGTACCGGTACCAACTTTCGTTATTGTCGTACCGGTGCCTGTGCCGCTAAGAACGCCGGCGAATGTCGTGCTGGTTGCGTTGCCAACCGTCAACGAACCTGTGCCCATGTTCACATTGCCTGTTCCGGCCAACGAACCGAGCGTAACTGCCGCACTGTTCAGATTTAGAGCCGCGTTTCCACCCACCGTCAGATTGGTCGCGGTAGGAATTGAGCCAGCGGCTTGGCGCAGGAAGGTGCTGGCTGGCCCCACGCTATTGAGCGTGACCGCGCTGGGATTGAAACCTGGATCAGCGCCGTTCAGATTGACGGTGTCACCGCCGTTAACATTGATCGCAAACGAAGTCGACGGGTTTGTGAATGTGACAGACCTGCCTATCGGTATGCTGATCGATGATACGCCACCTACCGAGTCAACATCATCCGCCAAGGTGAACGTTTCAGCAGCGCCGTAGTCCGTAAAAGTGCGATTGGCAACGGCCAGATTGTCCGTGACCGACTCAAGGCCTGTGTACTTGATGTTGCGTCCGTCGGCAGCGTTCGCAATCAAAACTCCGCCATCATTGGCATTGAAGGAAGTGTGGTCGATCGTCGTCGCCGATCCACCCGTGATCACCATGGTGTCGCCCGGCACTCCCGATTGGCCACCACCGTTGTATTGAATACCAGCTACGGGTAGCGGGTTACCACCGGAGTAGTCAATCGTCAAAACGTCATTTTGATCCTGTCCATTAAAGACGAAAATGCCGCCCGTGAGATTTGTAAATGCACCGCCATTGAGCTGGTACTGCTGCACGCCAGCATTAACCCTTAGCAACACGGTATTAGCAACACCCACCGTTCCATTCACGACTTGCTGGGCGATCGTCGGACGGACGAGAACGGCTAGATTCTTGAGCGTATAGTTTGCGGCAGTGCCTTGGTTGGTCCAGTCTGGTGCTCCAGTGGGAGCGTTGCCGATTCCTAAATCGCTCGTTGAAGTGCTATTCCATCTGTTGTACGCGATCAGAGTTTGGCCTGCCGAATAGGGGGCTCCGAGAACCCCATCCGAATCCGTGTTATGAATCTGCATAGACCCGTGACCAGCACCGGTGCCACCGCCACTATCTCCAAAATCGTAGGCACTTCCGCTCGCGTTGAGAGGACTGGGGACTTGGTTGGGTGGATTATTAGCACTGCTTAGAGCCGTGGCGTAGTTGCTATTCCAAAACTCGATGAAGCCGGTTTGAATCCCCGTCGCGTTGGTAACTCCCGCTTTGTTTGAGACTACGTTCAGGTTGTTCACGTAACGTTGAAACAACGCGTTCGTCCCGGTACGCGGAATTCCGATCTGGGCAAGATTCGAGGTGAAATTGTCCATCGAAGCGTACACATACTCAGTCGCTCCGGTTCCAGACTGGAGCTCCATGTAATACGCAATTCGGTCAATCGGTTGACTAAATGTTGTCAAATTGTTGACCGAGTAGGGAGGTGCGGTAGTGTTCCAGTTGGCAACATTGGGAATCGCCAACTCGTAAATCAGCGAATAGCCGCTCGCCTCAGGCACGTTGTTGAACACGCCGGTGGCCATGACGCGGCGGTCTTCGAGCGCTTCGAGAAACGCGCGTCGCTGGCGGCGCTGCGTCGTTTTCGCCTGTTTCTGCTTGCCAAGAAAACGAGACCACAACGACCGAACTGTGCGGTTGAGCATGGGAGAGGTAAGGCTAGTGAGAGAGGTGTGGTTCGCCGTGGGTGAGCCGTTACTCTGAAGCTCGGCGGGTGTGGGAGTCTCGTAGGACCGCGCCGAATGCGCAGAGTATGCCTACGAATCCGACTGTAGAGAGGGGCTTAAGAATTGCTAGTGACCAAAGTGACTTTTGTTCAATTTGCGGCAATTCGGCCTATCTGGTGGTGGGGCGAGCGGCCCTTTTGGGCTATCTCGCGCATCGATTTGTCGCGATCAGTGTTCTGTTGATGAGCGGTCGAATAGTGTCGCGACGGTCGGGATCGACGGACGGCGAAAGGTGCAACGTCAAACCTGCTGTCAGAATCAGCAAGTCAGATTTGAACCTGTCCCGTTATGCATCGCGATGCTACGCCTTTCTACTAACGGCTTGCGAATCAGGTCGTTATCTAGGCAAGTGATTCTTTCGGCTTGGGTATAGAGGGGATTCGTCAGTCTGCAGATTGTCGAGAACCACAGGTGAGAAACGCAGTGAGCGGTCGACGGGCCCGTTTGTGCTCCGTGCCGCGGATACCGAACAGAAAACTTGGCAGCCTCTACCAAGTACCCTCAGATCGTTTGCCAAAAAAGTAAGGGCAATGTTCGGGCCAGCGAACTAGGGGCTGAAAAACAGGCAGTAATGCACAGTTCTGCACACTGTTGCACAGCTTGGTCTGTTTTGACTTCTTTCGTGCGGAATGGACCGCTATGAATTGGACGAGACAACGTTTTTTCGCCAATCCTTACGGTCAAAACCATGAAGAAGTCCGATGAACTAAGTTCAGCGATTGCTGAGATTGCTGCGAATCTCGCTCGCATAGCGAACTATTTCGACCGACCGCCGCCGGATAAAGTCGGCACGCCCTACATCGCCGAGCGATTGGGATGCACGACCGATTACGTCGTAGTCATGGTTCGAGAGGAAAGAATCCCTCCTTCTTGCCTCGTTCCTGGCACTGGGAACGGCAAGCCCTGGAAACTCTATCGAAGCCGAATCGACCAGTGGATCGAGCATCGCTGATTTTCCTTTCCGACGGGCGTCTAGCTGTCGTAGCCCAATGGAGAAACAAGCGATGCCTCGAAAGCCGAAAATTGCGCCGGAACGATTCAGTGTTGTCGTCAACGGCGATCCAATCTGCGTCACCCTGCATCCACCGACTGGTCGGCAGAAGGCGTGGTACGTCTACTGGGCCGGACTTGGCAACAGCAAAAGCACTGGCAAACGTGAGTTGAAGGCTGCTATCGCCGCCGCTGAAGCCATGTTGCGAAACGGCGGCGAACGTCCAACAGCCACGGATGATGTGCTGTCAGACGAAGAGTTCAAGGAGATTCAGCGGCGTCACTTTGAGCGAGACCATTCAGCCAATGGCTTAAAACGTGCCGCCACATCACTAAAAAGCTGTCTCGAAGCCATCGATGCATTTCAGCGAATTGTGAAACTTCCTGCGATCAGCTTAGCGACTCCCGACGATTGCGCTAAGTTCGAGCGAGAAGCGCTGAAACTCCCCAAGAGTTGGCGACTGTCGTACCCACGAGCGAAGCGGGAGAACGTTAAGACTCTTAGCTCGAATACCGTGGCTAAGTGGTCGACAGCGCTGGCGGCGGCTTTTGAACGGGCGAACGTTGACGCCGGGAACAAATGCGTGCGAGGCGTCGTCGCCCCCGCAAAACTCCTGACCTCGAATCCTTGGCGAAAATTTCAGCGGATCAAAGGTGTGAAGAAAGCCAAGCGGCACTTTAACAACGAGGAGTTGCTCTCGGTCCTAGATTTTCTTGAACATGAATGGAGTAGCGTTACTGCTGCTGCGGTTGCCGTGAAGACCTGCCTTTGGACCTGGAACCGAGTTGCCGAGTTGGCAAATTTATCGTGGGATGACTGTAAGCAGATCGGACAGGAATGTCACTTTCGCATCGTGGGGAAATGGAACATGGTGAAATGGGCGAGGCTGCCGCTTGGTCTGATCGAAGAACTTGCGGCCATAAAGGAGACTAGCAGCCCTTTTGTCTTTGCAGCGTATAGCAAGCAGTTGCGCTCGCACTATCTTCACGCAGGCCAGAACGGCATTGCCGCTCAGGTTAACGCCGAATACTCGCCGGAAGCGTTCGTAAGGTGGTTTCAAGACCGCATCAAGCAATGGGCAATTGCAACGGGTCGAAAGGAAGTCACCGTTCATGTTTTTCGGAAAACCTCGCTGCAAAATGCGAAGCGTGGTGAAGACGTGAATCGATTGGTTGCCAAGGATGCAAAGCTGAGTGAGGCAGTGATGACCGGTTACTACACTTCCGAAGAAGACGAAGTGATGCGTCATTCAAGCAACCGTTCGTTTCATCGGCTCGTGCTCAGCCTCTCGCACGAAGTGGCGAGCCGCTACGGCTATCGGCCCGAAAACAAACTCACCGACCTAAAGGATAGGCTCACGGCGGCGACTGCGGTTGAGGACTGGTCTCTAGTCGGCAAACTGGCAGCAGAACTGAGCCAGACTTTGCAGTCTGCAAATGGGGAAAAGAAGCCTTCGGAGGCTGGCAAAGAGTGCGGCGTTTCTGAAAATATCTGAACACCAGATTCGCCCGGCGAACTGTTTTTCAGAAACGATTCGCAAGTCCATTGCTCACAAGGACTTAAAAGTACACCCAAGAGGGCTCGAACCTCTAACCTTCGGTTCCGTAGACCGATGCTCTATCCAATTGAGCTATGGGTGCAGGCGGCTGGTGGAAAGGCTCCTGCCGGTTGCGAAGCACGTAGTTTAACAACCGCGGGCAGGAGAGGCAACACGGGCGCGAATGGCCAGTAACTAATTCCCTTGAGGCTCGCGGGTTACAGTTTGCCAGGAAAGTGCGAGGCAGAGGCAAGCGGTTCGTCGTGGGGCTTAGAATCGGCTGTTCCCACTCGTCGCGTTGACCCGTTCCAGCGGGCTGAAGATACTAGCGACTCTCACTTCCCCTTATGCCCCCGCCTCTTCGCCAGCCAGATCGGCCCTCGGGAGTTGTTATGCTGCACTCCGTTTTTACTGTTCGTAACCTCGCCCTGCTGGTCGCGGTCATGCTGATGATCGCCCCAGTTTCAATCGTCAACGGTCAAGAGAAAGGCCAGCAGGCTAAACAGGAAACCCCGAAACGGCGTCCAAATATCGTGTTCCTGCTGGCGGATGATTTGGGTTACGGCGATCTCGGTTGCTTTGGTCAGGAGAAGATCAAGACACCGCGGCTCGATCAATTAGCTCGCGATGGCATGCGGATGATGCACCACTACTCGGGGAATGCGGTGTGTGCCCCCTCACGCTGCGTGCTAATGACGGGCATGCACCCCGGGCATGCGATTGTTCGCGACAACAAGCAGATCAAACCGCAAAGCCAGTTTCCGCTTCCCGGCGGAACGGTCACATTGCCCAAGCTGCTGAAAGAGGCCGGTTATGCGACCGGTGCCTTCGGCAAATGGGGGCTAGGGGGCGAGGCAACGACAGGCGAGCCGATGAAGCAGCACATCGACCGCTTCTTTGGTTACTACTGCCAGGGCGTTGCCCACAATTACTATCCCACATTCCTCTGGACCAACGACCAGCAGTTGCCGCTCGATAACCCAGCCTTCCCTGCCCGCGCCAAGTTGCCCGCTGGTGCTGACATCAATGATCCGAAGACCTACGCGCAGTTCAGCGGCAAGCAGTTCGCTCCCGACTTGATCGCCGATGAAGCGGTGAAGTTCATTCGCGACCACCAGGGCGAGCCCTTCTTCTTGTTCTTTCCGACCACTATTCCTCACCTCGCGTTGCAAGTGCCCGAAGATGGTCTCGCCGCGTATAAAGGTGCCTTCCCAGAAGACCCGCCCTACGACGGCAGCAAGTCGTACTTGCCGCATCGCACACCTCGAGCCGCGTATGCCGCGATGGTCAGCCGACTCGATTCCCATGTCGGTCGGATCTTCGATCAGATCAACGAATTGGGGCTCGACGAAGATACGATTTATGTCTTTTCTTCGGACAACGGCCCGCTCGACAATCGCTTCGGCGGCACCGATACCGACTTCTTTCAATCGAAGCGAAATCTCCGCGGCTTTAAAGGTTCGCTCTACGAAGGGGGCGTGCGAATGCCCACGTTCGTTCGTTGGAAAGGAAAGATCGAACCTGGCACGACCAGCTATCGCGTCACCGGCTTCGAAGACTGGTTGCCGACGCTGCTCGATCTGGCGGGACTCGCCAGCGCGATTCCGGAGCTAATCGACGGCATTAGCTTTCAACCCACGCTCGAAGGGCAAGTGCAGCCCGCCCGACCATTTCTCTATCGCGAGTTTCCTGGTTATGGCGGCCAACAGTCGGTGCGCGTGGGTGAATGGAAAGCCGTGCGGCAAAAGTTGGCTCAAGGACCCGCTGCAATCGAACTCTACAACATCCGTCTGGACGAAAGCGAAACGAACGACGTCGCAGCCGCGAACCCAGACATCGTCGCGAAGCTGGATGCCATCATGAAAAAAGAGCACCTACCTTCGATCGACTTTCCGATTAAGGGACTCGGCGACCCGGTACCAGCCACGCCGGCAAAGAAAAAGTAACGCTGCTCTCAAAGAGAACTATGGATTCCTCACCCCTGGAAATTGCCAAGCAGTTCGTCGCGGGCGAAATTTCGCCGGAGCAATTTCGCGATCTGCTGTATAGCGACGATCGCTTCGAAGAATTGCTGACGACCGACCCGAATCTGAAGCGGCCCAATTATGTGCTGCTGGCCGGCAGCGCGTACCACTTCGTCATCTCACAGGATTTTGGAGATGTCAGTGGGATTCTCAACGCGCAGCGGGCGCTCTGCGATTTCTTCAAGCGGAACCAGATCGAGTACGAGGCCACCGACGACTACTCCGACCTGCACGATGTCTATCACGATGCCCAACCCAAGTGGCTACAAGTCGATTCGCACTGGATCAGCAAAAACCTGATGCCGCTGGCCGAAGGTCGCAAAGGCAGAGCTCTCCAGCATTGGCTAAAAGAAGAGCTACACCAGCGCTTTCGGTTTGCCTCGAAAGCTCCCAAGTGGCTGCGCTCGCCGAACTGGCCTATTGGACCCAATGGTCCGCTGGTGTTCCTCGGGCAAGTGAAGATCGAAGACTACTTTCCCGATAAGGCGGCAGCCTACGTCTTTTACGACCCGGTCACTCGCGAGACCAAGACGATCATTCAGCTCTAGGAATGCCCGCATTCCGAGCGTCTAGATCTTGCTTGTAGGCCTTCATAGCGGCCACTTAACGCTGCAGATCAAACCCAGGGACTGGTGCGAAAAATAGAGTTTTGTCGTTGCTGCCGACCCATGATGCCGGCAACAAATGGGTTGTGCTCTCACGATGAAAAGCAGCAGATGGGTGCCACTCTTGAGCCGGCCCGCGAGTTACAGAAATTTGGCGGGCCGCAATCACAACGGTCCAAATCGCTAGCGAGAGAACGGCCAGCGAGAGTATTACCACAGAAAATCGATTGGTGAGCATGAGCTACCTCACCTACGGAACCTGACGAGCCGCTTGCTGGGCTTCGAGGTCGTTCTTATAGGCCTTCATGGCTGCCGCTTCACGCTGCAGCTTGAACTCAGGGCCCGGCGCAAAATATTGGATGTCATCCTGAATGTAATAGCCACTGGGAAGGGTTTGGCCTGCCTCGGTGATTTGGCAGCCCGTGTTGGCTACAGCCACGATCGCCAAGCCGGTAGCGGCCAGTGTCATTTGCATCCAGCGGTGCGAGGCAGTCTTCATGGCGAGCATCTCTCCCAGTCGCAAGGCCCACCATCGGGCCTCGGTTACGATTGAACCAGCGTTGCTAGCGAGCCAGCTAGTACCGAACGGCAAATTCTGCGCGGTCGATACAACCGGACCTCTCAACAGCAGTGAATATCGGCCCGCCCGTTGGCTGACTTTGACGAAAGCAACGATTTTTCGGGATTTGGGACGATGGAAGCGAACGGGAGACAAGGTGACAAGGAGAGGGGGTGAAAAGGATTAGGATGTAAGTCGTTACCGGGTATAGGTTCCTGCCCAACGATCAACCACAGCTCGAGCCGCCTGACTGAAGCAGACAAAAACACGAACTTCAGTTCCATTGCCTGCCTGCCCGGGTGGCGATGGCCGTCGCCAGATTGAAAAACCACCCCCGATCACGACTTGCTGACTAGGGGGCCTGACCGCTACACTTCTGGGTTCGCAAACGACCGAAATCGGTTCGGATTCTCTGGTTATTGATTTTGTTGGGATAAGTTCACATGGGTGTTAAGAAGACGGGTCGCGGACGGCGGAAGTTGGGTCGAAAAAAGCGGCGGATGCGGGCTCGCATTCGTCACCGCAAGTAATCGTCGGCACGTTTCGGCCGGCGCAGTTGACTTGAGTTCACCGCCGGAACGAAGTTGTTTCGGCCGTTGGCTACTGGCTGCGCGAACCGAATGCGGGGGCATGTATGATCGATCTGGCTGCACCGAACAAACCACGCCGGGCCTCCATGCCCGCCGACGTGAATCTGTGCGAGCATTGCACGGCCAAGTGCTGCAAGTACTTCGCCCTGCCCATCGATACTCCCACCGAGCCGAAGGATTTCGACTACATCCGCTGGTACCTGCTGCACGATCGGGCGTCGATCTTTATCGACGACAATGTCTGGTACCTGCTGGTTCATACCACCTGCCGGCATCTGCAAAGCGATAATCGCTGCGGCATCTATTTTACCCGGCCGCAAATCTGTCGCGACTACCATACCGACGGCTGCGAATACGAAGACGACTGGACCTACGACCACTACTTCGAAACGCCCGAGCAAGTCGAAGAATACGTCGAGGCTCGTTACGGGCGCGGCAAAGGCCCCGGCGATCGGAGTCAAAGCATTCGCAGCCCGCGCCCCATCGGTTTGCCGCTGGTTTCGTAGGGTCCGCTGTGCGGACCATAATGCGTGCAGCAGCAAGTACGAACTTTGCCCGTTGCGCCGTGTCCCTCGCTTCATTGAACCTAGCGCACCTAATGGTCCGCATCGCGGACCCTATCACGATGTCCAAATCATTGATTGAACCACGTACTCTCGCCGGCTTTCGCGACTATTTGCCCGCGGCAATGATTCCGCGCGAGCGCCTGATTGCGACGGCCCAGCGCGTCTATCGCTCGTTCGGCTTCAGCCCCATCGATACGCCGGCCCTAGAATATCTGGAAGTCCTCACCGGCAAAGGTGGCGAA
Above is a window of Anatilimnocola aggregata DNA encoding:
- a CDS encoding arylsulfatase, which translates into the protein MLHSVFTVRNLALLVAVMLMIAPVSIVNGQEKGQQAKQETPKRRPNIVFLLADDLGYGDLGCFGQEKIKTPRLDQLARDGMRMMHHYSGNAVCAPSRCVLMTGMHPGHAIVRDNKQIKPQSQFPLPGGTVTLPKLLKEAGYATGAFGKWGLGGEATTGEPMKQHIDRFFGYYCQGVAHNYYPTFLWTNDQQLPLDNPAFPARAKLPAGADINDPKTYAQFSGKQFAPDLIADEAVKFIRDHQGEPFFLFFPTTIPHLALQVPEDGLAAYKGAFPEDPPYDGSKSYLPHRTPRAAYAAMVSRLDSHVGRIFDQINELGLDEDTIYVFSSDNGPLDNRFGGTDTDFFQSKRNLRGFKGSLYEGGVRMPTFVRWKGKIEPGTTSYRVTGFEDWLPTLLDLAGLASAIPELIDGISFQPTLEGQVQPARPFLYREFPGYGGQQSVRVGEWKAVRQKLAQGPAAIELYNIRLDESETNDVAAANPDIVAKLDAIMKKEHLPSIDFPIKGLGDPVPATPAKKK
- a CDS encoding YkgJ family cysteine cluster protein → MIDLAAPNKPRRASMPADVNLCEHCTAKCCKYFALPIDTPTEPKDFDYIRWYLLHDRASIFIDDNVWYLLVHTTCRHLQSDNRCGIYFTRPQICRDYHTDGCEYEDDWTYDHYFETPEQVEEYVEARYGRGKGPGDRSQSIRSPRPIGLPLVS
- a CDS encoding MerR family transcriptional regulator; the encoded protein is MKKSDELSSAIAEIAANLARIANYFDRPPPDKVGTPYIAERLGCTTDYVVVMVREERIPPSCLVPGTGNGKPWKLYRSRIDQWIEHR